A portion of the Sulfuricurvum kujiense DSM 16994 genome contains these proteins:
- a CDS encoding HlyD family type I secretion periplasmic adaptor subunit encodes MMKHSKHHVYDDSDLEYMSSLSTAANRNTAKSSRIFLWSVLTMVFGTLIWMSIAEVDEITKGDGKVIPSSHLQVIQNLEGGIVEEIRVNEGDHVKKGDLLIRLSDVKPKSEFEGNRIQYEGLKAKQYRLLAEASMGEFSVDKAERQKLDGFIQQEEEAFHTNRSLLISKLNILNEQINQRITELSDAKSKVKLLTQAYEVIAKEESLSQSMLQKGVESKSDNWKLQRERSTIEQQLEEAKNSVPRLEHAIAELKEKMIQEKIDYQNKAKQELSQNDAELGRIHASSVPLSDQVDRSKIISPVTGIMKQMFINTVGGVVRPGMDIAEIVPTEDSLLIETKIKPADIAFLHPGQKAIVKFSAYDFSIYGGMVGEVYQISSDTIVDQQKQESYYLVKVKINQKSAINSKLSQVTIMPGMTANVDIVTGKKTILQYLMKPIIKARQNALTEK; translated from the coding sequence ATGATGAAACATTCAAAGCATCATGTGTACGACGACTCTGATTTAGAGTATATGTCGAGCCTCTCTACGGCTGCAAATCGGAATACAGCGAAATCATCACGAATTTTTTTATGGTCAGTTCTTACGATGGTATTTGGGACATTGATTTGGATGAGTATCGCTGAGGTGGACGAGATCACCAAAGGGGACGGAAAAGTGATCCCCTCCAGCCATCTGCAGGTCATTCAAAACCTCGAAGGAGGGATTGTCGAAGAGATCCGTGTCAATGAAGGGGATCATGTCAAAAAAGGGGATCTGCTGATCCGTCTGAGCGACGTGAAGCCCAAAAGCGAATTTGAGGGGAACAGGATTCAGTATGAAGGGTTAAAAGCGAAGCAGTATCGCCTTTTAGCGGAAGCCTCGATGGGGGAATTTTCGGTAGACAAAGCCGAACGGCAAAAACTCGATGGCTTTATTCAGCAAGAAGAGGAGGCATTTCATACGAATCGCAGCTTGTTGATCAGCAAACTCAATATATTGAATGAACAGATTAATCAACGCATTACGGAACTTTCCGATGCCAAATCCAAAGTAAAACTTTTAACTCAAGCGTATGAGGTGATTGCCAAAGAGGAGTCTTTGTCGCAGTCGATGCTTCAAAAAGGGGTCGAATCGAAGTCGGACAACTGGAAGCTGCAGCGCGAACGCTCTACGATCGAACAGCAGTTGGAAGAGGCCAAAAATTCAGTTCCCCGTCTTGAACATGCGATTGCAGAGCTTAAAGAGAAGATGATTCAGGAAAAAATCGATTATCAGAATAAAGCGAAACAGGAATTGAGTCAGAATGATGCCGAACTGGGGCGTATCCATGCGAGTTCCGTACCTCTGAGTGATCAAGTGGACCGCTCTAAAATCATCTCTCCGGTGACGGGTATTATGAAGCAGATGTTTATCAATACGGTCGGTGGTGTAGTGCGTCCCGGGATGGATATCGCCGAGATCGTTCCAACCGAAGACTCTCTGTTGATCGAGACGAAAATCAAGCCCGCGGATATCGCTTTTCTCCACCCGGGACAAAAAGCGATTGTTAAATTTTCGGCATACGATTTTTCCATATACGGCGGTATGGTGGGAGAAGTGTATCAAATCAGTTCCGATACCATTGTCGATCAGCAAAAGCAGGAGAGTTATTATCTGGTGAAAGTCAAAATCAACCAAAAATCGGCAATCAACTCCAAACTCTCCCAAGTGACTATCATGCCGGGTATGACCGCCAATGTCGATATCGTTACCGGGAAAAAGACGATTTTGCAGTATTTGATGAAACCGATCATCAAAGCGCGCCAAAATGCTCTGACGGAGAAATAG
- a CDS encoding 30S ribosomal protein S1: MAFDNESFEEENFAEMLEASFKEQESTRITEGEVVEIQESDNRALVGVGEKLEGILSLDEIRDAQGNLLFNVGDKITVMVMGHYNERPKISYKKVLEQEKTLAFINAHKDDFESVVIEALVTKKNKGGYLLEADDVHFFLPRSLAAFKETDQVVGKTIKAQVVKVDPAEASIVVSRRKLFNDERKRKKEVIDALMEEDKVIQGTVKKITSYGMFVDVGGIDGLVHYNEISYKGPVNPSKLYKEGDVVNVKAIAYDKDKRHLSLSIKAVQSDPWQEVEEALEEGDTITVTVSNIEPYGIFVDLGNDIEGFLHISEITWDKNIKHPKDYLTVGQEIDVEVIEINSKTHKLRVSYKRLQPKPFEEFTKKFKEGDVVSGTVTSLTDFGAFVKVGGVEGLLHNQDLSWDKNVKCKETLKVGDEIEVKIAKINAEDEKISLNRKSLEESPIDQFAAKHKMNEVVKATVRDVKDFGVFVSLEGGVDALIRNEDLYPLIAEELEIGQTIEAAILVIDAKRDRIRLSVKKLERLNDQKMLDEINDNDAHSLGDLIKDQLK; encoded by the coding sequence ATGGCTTTCGATAACGAATCGTTCGAAGAAGAAAATTTTGCTGAGATGTTAGAGGCATCTTTCAAAGAGCAAGAATCAACACGTATTACAGAAGGTGAAGTAGTAGAGATCCAAGAGAGTGACAACCGCGCGTTGGTAGGCGTCGGTGAAAAACTCGAAGGGATCCTTTCACTCGATGAAATCCGTGATGCTCAGGGAAATCTTCTTTTTAACGTTGGCGATAAAATTACGGTAATGGTGATGGGACACTATAATGAGCGTCCGAAAATCTCTTATAAAAAAGTGCTTGAACAAGAGAAAACACTTGCATTTATCAATGCGCACAAAGACGATTTCGAATCGGTTGTCATCGAAGCATTGGTAACCAAGAAAAATAAAGGCGGATACCTTTTGGAAGCGGACGATGTCCATTTCTTCCTTCCTCGTTCACTCGCTGCATTCAAAGAGACCGATCAAGTCGTCGGCAAAACGATCAAAGCACAAGTAGTAAAAGTCGATCCTGCAGAAGCGTCAATCGTCGTTTCTCGCCGCAAACTTTTCAACGATGAGCGTAAACGCAAAAAAGAAGTAATCGATGCATTGATGGAAGAGGATAAAGTTATCCAAGGTACCGTCAAAAAAATCACCAGCTATGGAATGTTTGTTGACGTCGGCGGCATAGACGGATTGGTTCATTATAATGAAATCAGCTACAAAGGGCCGGTTAACCCTTCTAAACTGTACAAAGAAGGTGATGTTGTCAACGTAAAAGCGATTGCGTATGATAAAGACAAACGTCATCTATCCCTTTCAATCAAAGCGGTTCAATCGGATCCGTGGCAAGAGGTTGAAGAGGCGTTGGAAGAGGGCGATACTATCACTGTTACCGTCAGCAATATCGAACCGTACGGTATTTTCGTTGACCTCGGAAACGATATTGAAGGGTTCTTGCATATCTCTGAAATCACATGGGATAAAAACATTAAACACCCTAAAGATTACCTCACGGTCGGTCAAGAGATCGATGTTGAAGTTATCGAAATCAACTCTAAAACCCATAAATTGCGCGTTTCATACAAACGTCTTCAGCCGAAACCTTTCGAAGAATTTACTAAAAAATTCAAAGAGGGTGATGTTGTTAGCGGAACCGTTACGTCATTGACCGATTTCGGTGCATTCGTAAAAGTCGGCGGCGTAGAGGGATTGTTGCACAATCAAGATCTTTCATGGGACAAAAACGTCAAATGTAAAGAGACTCTCAAAGTCGGTGATGAAATCGAAGTGAAAATTGCAAAAATCAATGCTGAAGATGAAAAAATCTCATTGAACCGCAAATCACTCGAAGAGTCTCCGATCGATCAATTTGCAGCGAAACACAAAATGAACGAAGTGGTTAAAGCGACCGTTCGCGATGTGAAAGATTTCGGTGTATTCGTTTCATTGGAAGGCGGCGTAGATGCTCTTATCCGTAATGAAGACCTTTACCCTCTGATTGCTGAAGAGCTTGAAATCGGTCAAACGATCGAAGCGGCAATTTTAGTAATTGATGCTAAACGTGACCGTATCCGCCTTTCCGTTAAAAAGCTAGAGCGTCTTAACGATCAAAAAATGTTAGACGAAATCAATGATAACGATGCGCACAGCCTTGGTGATTTGATTAAAGACCAATTGAAATAA
- a CDS encoding TolC family outer membrane protein: MGKQGGIVKTILAVSVFVSSASLYALDLKSALDEMLQHHPDILQKRQELSAAEHELTIARSGFLPKIDIRSSVAKEKANTQMTGFQNRNFNTVNTNAVLSQNLFSGFSTDSEVEVKRHNIEIKMHELEEKKNDLSLRLIKSYLDVVKASILLDVERKNVKAHEEMYQKIKLKTQSGSGRMADYKEVLSKLALSYVNTLTQDNNYNDASTVLNTVMGRYTDVSELVKPSLEVSVIPRTLEEAVKEAVEKNPMILVGRAEIESAKKSVSLERSSYYPKVDAELNTRSYNNANGTENIDKTTAAMVTLSYNLYNGGSDSARIKRSLSQTYNAIERFRSIERDVAEKMTIAYNAYTVFNRQKPFLEVYSDASFEKTQYYEEEFDLGRRSLIDLLDSENEYCTARRKEVENEFELLYSYFRVLAAKNGLMSYFGIDGGGYSPKNYTLSERVESTVNVENAPSIGEYPFIVSTVQIPLKDNFSKSENNVSVMRVKETNLQKGYENYLKAARLGDKESQRVMVELYAKGIGTAPDADKARYWKNRYVRKGSIAANSRKVIEYKELANRYLPIQSVLMISESKNEVFSAPKEKAKSLDERLKELGIILNGLKK, encoded by the coding sequence TTGGGAAAACAAGGTGGTATAGTTAAAACTATTTTGGCTGTTTCAGTGTTTGTGAGCTCTGCATCTCTTTACGCGTTGGATCTAAAATCGGCTTTGGATGAAATGCTTCAACACCATCCCGATATTTTGCAAAAACGGCAAGAACTTTCTGCCGCCGAACATGAACTCACTATCGCCCGTTCCGGATTTCTGCCTAAAATTGATATTCGAAGCAGTGTGGCGAAAGAGAAAGCAAATACTCAAATGACAGGCTTTCAAAACCGTAATTTTAATACGGTCAATACGAATGCCGTACTTTCGCAAAATCTTTTTTCAGGTTTTTCAACCGATTCGGAAGTTGAGGTTAAACGGCATAATATTGAGATAAAAATGCATGAGCTTGAAGAGAAAAAAAATGACCTCTCATTACGGCTGATTAAAAGCTATCTAGACGTTGTTAAAGCGAGTATACTTTTGGACGTCGAGCGTAAAAATGTCAAAGCTCATGAAGAGATGTATCAAAAGATCAAGTTGAAGACCCAAAGCGGAAGCGGCAGAATGGCCGATTATAAAGAGGTACTTTCCAAATTGGCTCTCAGTTACGTCAATACTCTGACCCAGGATAACAACTATAATGACGCGTCGACAGTATTAAATACGGTTATGGGGCGCTATACGGATGTAAGTGAATTGGTCAAACCCTCTTTGGAAGTTTCGGTTATTCCTCGAACTCTCGAAGAAGCGGTAAAAGAGGCTGTAGAAAAAAATCCGATGATTTTAGTAGGCCGAGCCGAGATAGAGAGTGCCAAAAAATCGGTTAGTCTGGAACGAAGCAGTTATTATCCCAAAGTGGATGCCGAGCTCAATACCCGTTCGTATAACAATGCTAACGGAACGGAAAACATCGATAAAACGACGGCGGCAATGGTGACGCTGAGCTACAACCTCTACAACGGGGGAAGCGATTCAGCACGGATAAAACGGAGCTTGAGCCAAACGTATAATGCTATCGAGAGGTTTCGTTCGATCGAGAGAGATGTGGCTGAAAAAATGACGATAGCGTATAACGCCTATACGGTTTTTAACCGTCAAAAGCCTTTTTTGGAAGTCTACAGTGATGCAAGTTTTGAAAAAACACAGTATTATGAAGAAGAGTTTGATTTGGGACGGCGCAGTTTGATCGATCTTTTGGATTCTGAAAATGAATATTGTACGGCACGCCGTAAAGAGGTTGAAAACGAATTCGAACTTTTGTATTCTTATTTCCGCGTCCTTGCCGCTAAAAACGGACTGATGTCGTATTTTGGGATCGACGGCGGCGGCTATTCTCCTAAAAATTATACTTTGAGCGAGCGTGTAGAATCTACTGTAAATGTTGAAAATGCCCCGTCAATAGGGGAATACCCTTTTATCGTATCAACGGTTCAGATTCCATTAAAAGACAATTTTTCAAAGTCAGAAAACAATGTTTCCGTGATGAGGGTAAAAGAGACAAATCTACAAAAAGGGTATGAAAATTATCTCAAAGCGGCGCGATTAGGTGACAAAGAGAGTCAAAGAGTGATGGTAGAATTGTATGCAAAAGGGATCGGGACGGCACCGGACGCAGATAAAGCACGCTACTGGAAAAATCGCTACGTAAGGAAAGGATCTATTGCCGCTAATTCCCGGAAGGTTATCGAATACAAAGAATTGGCTAACCGATACCTCCCGATCCAAAGTGTTCTAATGATTTCTGAATCTAAAAACGAAGTTTTTTCTGCTCCGAAAGAAAAAGCCAAATCTTTAGACGAGCGGCTTAAAGAGTTGGGGATCATTTTAAACGGATTGAAAAAATAA
- a CDS encoding type I secretion system permease/ATPase, giving the protein MNHQYDDKTDPLLKCLVLFTKLYHTPFSAEVLTSDLPLKPGESTPELFAPNSSKGLFSRAARKAGLTSRIAHKRLSEISPLVLPAILVLNGKRACILESFSKDRKQAKIILPELDESEMWVNIAELEKEYIGYVFYLKKEYVLEKRSQKATEHTTGHWFWGTLWMSRFIYRDVILASLLINIGIIASPLFTMNVYDRVIPNDAMETMWVLASGIVLVYILEGLMKFTRSYYLETAAKKSDVIMSSILFEKVLDMKLEARPKSVGSFANNLRDFDSIRSFISSSTLAALVDMPFLVIFLIIIWMLGGLMVLIPIFMGFLILLYTITIKPQLQKSIEATHQASANKNSVLIESLMNLETIKTMGANGRSQWEWEEANGHIANVSLKSKLLGASIPTVTAFLTQLTTVILILAGVYMIQDRLMTMGALIAIVMLASRAMAPMGQVAALISSYQNVKSSYDTLSKIIEMPAEHPNGTEFLKRVGLKGDIEFKNVSFRYPGEDKYSLKNVSFKIRAGERVGIVGRIGSGKSTIEKIILGLYSVNEGSVLVDGVDMFQIDPIDLRKSIGYVPQDITLMKGTVRDNMIFRDPSADERMIFRAAKISGVEDFVNRHPRGFEMNVGERGESISGGQRQSIAIARAVISDVPIMLLDEPTNMMDSLTEEKVKRNLKEVLVGKTVILVTHKTSLLDLVDRLIVVEEGKIVADGPKEEVLKKLGGGK; this is encoded by the coding sequence ATGAATCACCAGTATGATGATAAAACCGATCCGTTATTAAAGTGTCTGGTTCTATTTACCAAACTGTATCATACCCCTTTCAGTGCCGAAGTATTGACGTCGGATTTGCCCTTAAAACCCGGAGAAAGTACCCCTGAACTTTTCGCCCCCAACAGTTCCAAAGGGCTTTTTTCCCGTGCGGCGCGCAAAGCGGGACTTACGAGCCGTATCGCACATAAAAGGCTTTCAGAAATATCTCCGCTCGTGTTGCCCGCGATTTTGGTTCTTAACGGCAAGCGGGCCTGTATTTTGGAATCGTTTAGCAAGGATCGCAAACAGGCAAAAATCATATTGCCCGAGTTGGATGAATCAGAGATGTGGGTTAATATCGCTGAACTCGAAAAAGAGTATATCGGCTATGTTTTTTATCTAAAAAAGGAATATGTTCTCGAAAAACGTTCCCAAAAAGCGACCGAGCACACGACCGGACACTGGTTCTGGGGAACCTTATGGATGTCCCGTTTTATTTATCGTGATGTTATTCTTGCATCGTTGCTTATCAACATCGGGATTATCGCCAGTCCCCTTTTTACCATGAACGTGTATGACCGTGTCATCCCCAATGATGCGATGGAAACGATGTGGGTTTTGGCCAGCGGTATCGTTTTGGTTTACATACTTGAGGGGTTGATGAAGTTTACCCGAAGCTACTATCTTGAAACGGCCGCAAAAAAAAGCGATGTGATTATGTCCTCGATCCTTTTTGAAAAAGTACTGGATATGAAGCTCGAAGCCCGCCCGAAATCGGTCGGCTCGTTCGCCAATAATTTAAGGGATTTTGATTCGATACGAAGTTTCATCTCATCGTCAACCTTAGCGGCATTGGTCGATATGCCGTTTTTGGTTATCTTTTTAATTATTATATGGATGCTCGGCGGATTGATGGTATTGATTCCTATTTTTATGGGTTTTTTGATTTTACTTTATACGATTACGATTAAGCCGCAGCTCCAAAAAAGCATTGAAGCGACCCATCAGGCATCGGCTAACAAAAACAGCGTATTGATCGAAAGTTTGATGAATCTGGAGACGATTAAAACAATGGGGGCGAACGGACGTTCGCAATGGGAGTGGGAAGAGGCAAACGGCCACATTGCCAATGTCAGTCTCAAATCAAAATTGTTGGGTGCGTCGATTCCTACCGTAACGGCATTTTTGACACAGCTGACGACGGTCATACTTATTCTTGCCGGGGTCTATATGATTCAGGACCGTTTAATGACGATGGGGGCATTGATTGCGATCGTTATGCTCGCTTCGCGTGCGATGGCGCCGATGGGGCAGGTTGCGGCACTCATTTCAAGTTATCAAAATGTTAAAAGCTCCTATGATACGTTAAGCAAAATTATTGAAATGCCTGCAGAACATCCCAACGGAACCGAGTTTTTGAAACGGGTAGGGCTAAAAGGGGATATCGAATTTAAAAATGTCTCTTTCCGCTATCCGGGTGAGGACAAGTACTCATTGAAAAATGTCAGCTTTAAAATTCGAGCCGGTGAGAGAGTCGGGATTGTCGGACGGATCGGATCGGGAAAATCAACGATAGAAAAAATTATTTTGGGACTTTACAGCGTCAATGAGGGGTCTGTTTTGGTTGACGGCGTCGATATGTTCCAGATCGATCCGATCGATCTGCGTAAAAGTATCGGATATGTTCCTCAGGATATTACTCTCATGAAGGGAACCGTACGGGACAATATGATTTTTCGCGACCCATCGGCGGATGAGAGGATGATTTTCCGTGCCGCAAAAATCAGCGGGGTAGAAGATTTCGTCAATCGCCATCCCAGAGGGTTTGAAATGAATGTCGGTGAACGGGGAGAGTCGATATCCGGAGGACAGCGTCAAAGTATCGCTATTGCACGTGCTGTAATTTCGGATGTACCTATTATGCTTTTGGATGAACCGACCAATATGATGGACAGCCTTACCGAAGAGAAAGTCAAACGGAATCTAAAAGAGGTTTTGGTGGGCAAAACGGTCATACTGGTAACGCATAAAACATCGCTGCTTGATTTGGTCGATCGTTTGATTGTTGTTGAAGAGGGAAAAATAGTGGCTGACGGGCCTAAAGAAGAGGTTCTTAAAAAACTCGGAGGGGGAAAATGA
- a CDS encoding 4-hydroxy-3-methylbut-2-enyl diphosphate reductase, protein MKIELAESYGFCFGVKRAIKIAEENRNSATYGPLIHNANEIDRLKNDFNVALSENLDSFRAGDTAVIRTHGIPKQELSTLNERNVNVIDATCPYVTKPQQICEEMSAQGYDIVIFGDESHPEIKGVKSYAIGNVFVVNSPSEIDGLNLREKVATVAQTTRKIEEYQQIVGKLMADHKEVRVFNTICNATFDNQDAVRDLAQKADVMIVIGGKNSSNTKQLHSIAKEYCQDSYHIESQNDLQSEWFSEKEFCGISAGASTPDWIIDDVISKIKSLTNS, encoded by the coding sequence ATGAAAATCGAGTTGGCGGAGAGCTACGGGTTTTGTTTCGGAGTGAAACGGGCGATTAAGATTGCCGAAGAGAACCGGAACTCCGCTACGTACGGTCCTCTTATCCATAATGCCAACGAGATAGACCGCCTTAAAAATGATTTCAATGTTGCACTAAGCGAGAATCTCGATTCATTTCGTGCCGGTGATACGGCGGTTATCCGTACGCACGGTATCCCTAAACAGGAACTCTCCACACTCAATGAACGCAATGTCAACGTTATCGACGCGACGTGCCCGTATGTGACCAAACCGCAGCAAATTTGCGAGGAGATGTCGGCACAGGGATATGATATCGTCATATTCGGCGATGAGTCCCATCCGGAGATAAAAGGGGTAAAAAGCTACGCTATCGGGAATGTTTTTGTCGTGAACAGCCCGAGTGAAATCGATGGGCTTAATTTACGCGAAAAGGTCGCCACCGTTGCCCAAACAACCCGAAAAATTGAAGAATATCAGCAAATTGTCGGAAAATTGATGGCGGATCATAAAGAGGTTCGGGTATTCAATACGATCTGCAATGCGACGTTCGATAACCAGGACGCCGTGCGGGATTTGGCACAGAAAGCCGATGTAATGATCGTTATCGGAGGAAAAAACTCTTCGAATACCAAACAACTCCACTCGATTGCCAAAGAATATTGTCAGGACAGCTACCACATCGAAAGCCAAAATGACTTGCAATCCGAGTGGTTCAGTGAGAAAGAATTCTGCGGAATCAGTGCCGGTGCTTCGACCCCTGATTGGATTATTGACGATGTCATTTCAAAGATAAAGAGCTTGACAAACTCCTAA
- the serA gene encoding phosphoglycerate dehydrogenase: MEKYKIVVCDHIHEEGLNLLRRDDKIDMVFAADMDKTALLDVIKEADVAITRSSTDVDEKFINAVKGKMKAIVRAGVGVDNVDIPGCSKEGIIVMNVPTANTIAAVELTMTHMLSCMRMFPYSHDHLKNQRIWKREKWYGYELKGKKLGVIGFGNIGSRVGIRSKAFEMDVIAYDPYIHPSKATDVGVKYTTNFDDILSCDIITIHTPKNKETVGMIGADEIAKMKDGVVLINCARGGLYDEDALYDGLKSGKIRFAGIDVFNKEPAIDNKLLDLDNICVSPHLGANTFESQYNIAVEAAQQAIEAAKGIAYPHALNLPIDETKIPAFVKPFLEMGQKIGFLASQMNKAPIVSIKVSGRGDIAEYVNSLATFVTVGALADISGDTINYVNADFVAKERGIKVETEELPASPVYKNLVTVKLTTDKDVIEISATMFNDDVQRIVDINGFGVDVEPKGNMILFKNTDVPGVIGQVGTLLAAHEVNIADFRLGRNKSSEALAVIIVDSAVNDKTLKELSNLNACISVSYARI; encoded by the coding sequence ATGGAAAAATATAAAATTGTCGTATGTGACCATATTCACGAAGAAGGATTGAATCTTCTCCGTCGTGATGATAAAATCGATATGGTTTTTGCCGCTGACATGGATAAGACAGCCCTTTTAGACGTAATTAAAGAGGCGGATGTCGCCATCACCCGCAGTTCTACCGATGTCGATGAAAAATTTATCAATGCCGTCAAAGGGAAAATGAAAGCGATCGTACGTGCCGGCGTCGGTGTCGACAACGTCGATATTCCGGGATGTTCAAAAGAAGGTATCATCGTCATGAACGTTCCTACGGCAAATACCATCGCCGCGGTCGAACTTACAATGACTCATATGCTTTCATGTATGCGTATGTTTCCGTATTCTCACGATCATTTGAAAAATCAACGTATCTGGAAACGCGAAAAATGGTACGGATACGAACTTAAAGGGAAAAAACTGGGTGTCATCGGATTCGGTAACATCGGAAGCCGTGTCGGTATCCGCTCGAAAGCATTTGAGATGGACGTTATCGCGTATGACCCGTATATCCACCCGTCAAAAGCGACGGATGTCGGGGTCAAATATACGACAAATTTCGATGATATTCTCTCATGCGATATCATCACAATCCATACGCCTAAAAACAAAGAGACGGTCGGAATGATCGGTGCGGACGAGATCGCAAAAATGAAAGACGGTGTTGTCCTCATCAACTGTGCACGCGGCGGTTTGTATGACGAAGATGCTTTGTATGACGGTCTTAAATCCGGAAAAATCCGTTTCGCCGGAATCGACGTATTTAACAAAGAACCGGCTATCGATAACAAGCTTCTTGATTTGGATAATATCTGTGTTTCTCCGCATTTGGGTGCCAACACGTTCGAATCTCAATATAACATTGCGGTAGAAGCGGCACAGCAGGCGATCGAAGCGGCGAAAGGGATCGCTTACCCTCACGCTCTAAACTTGCCGATCGATGAGACTAAAATCCCTGCATTCGTGAAGCCGTTCCTGGAAATGGGACAAAAAATCGGTTTCTTGGCTTCTCAAATGAACAAAGCGCCGATCGTATCGATCAAAGTAAGCGGGCGCGGCGATATCGCCGAATACGTCAATTCTTTGGCAACATTTGTGACTGTCGGCGCTTTGGCCGATATTTCAGGCGATACGATCAATTACGTTAATGCCGATTTCGTGGCAAAAGAGCGCGGTATCAAGGTAGAGACGGAAGAACTTCCTGCAAGTCCGGTCTATAAAAACCTTGTAACCGTCAAATTGACAACCGATAAGGATGTGATCGAGATCAGCGCGACAATGTTTAATGATGACGTACAACGCATTGTTGACATCAACGGTTTCGGTGTCGATGTTGAGCCGAAAGGGAATATGATTCTTTTCAAAAATACCGACGTACCGGGTGTTATCGGACAGGTCGGCACGTTGCTCGCGGCACATGAAGTCAATATCGCCGATTTCCGTCTCGGACGTAATAAAAGCTCTGAAGCGCTTGCGGTAATTATTGTCGATTCTGCCGTCAACGATAAAACTCTTAAAGAACTCTCGAATCTCAACGCCTGCATCAGTGTTTCATACGCACGGATTTAA
- the aroA gene encoding 3-phosphoshikimate 1-carboxyvinyltransferase codes for MISAKVTPAYPFEFKSDAIAPDKSISHRCAMFAVLAEGESRVENFLRAEDTLNTLKIVGHLGAQIHDDGEVITIRSNGIQETSEILDCGNSGTGMRLFCGLLSSAEGHFVLTGDEYLKRRPMKRVTQPLRSIGAKLDGRNNGDLAPLSIRGASLKAFDYVSPIASAQVKSAMMLAALRSDGVCTFREPELSRDHTERMLRGMGARVEINGLETKIWPLEAPLKPLNIRVPADPSSAFFFAVAAAITPNSSTLIEGVTLNPTRIEAFKVLERMGAKITYTLNDERYEPIGTIRVEHAPLHAVTVEENIAWLIDELPALSIAMACAEGKSIIKNAEELRVKESDRIKTVVDNLNLCGIETEEYPDGYAVIGGELKSARVNSFGDHRIAMSFLIGGLKCGMEVEDIECINTSFPNFFELLEMCTKVER; via the coding sequence ATGATCTCGGCCAAGGTTACTCCCGCATATCCTTTTGAGTTTAAAAGCGATGCCATCGCACCCGATAAATCGATTTCGCACCGCTGTGCGATGTTCGCCGTTTTGGCGGAGGGTGAGAGCCGGGTAGAGAATTTTCTCCGTGCCGAAGACACCCTCAATACCCTTAAAATCGTAGGGCACCTCGGTGCACAAATCCACGATGACGGAGAAGTCATTACGATCCGCTCCAACGGGATACAAGAGACTTCCGAAATTCTCGACTGCGGCAATTCCGGTACGGGAATGAGGCTGTTTTGCGGATTACTTAGCTCAGCTGAGGGCCATTTTGTCCTCACAGGTGATGAGTATCTCAAACGCCGTCCGATGAAACGGGTGACACAGCCGTTACGTTCTATCGGTGCAAAACTGGACGGACGCAATAACGGTGATCTGGCACCTCTCTCCATCCGCGGAGCGTCGCTCAAAGCATTCGATTACGTCTCTCCGATCGCTTCGGCTCAGGTAAAAAGTGCGATGATGCTCGCAGCTCTCCGCTCGGACGGTGTTTGTACGTTCCGTGAACCGGAACTCAGCCGTGACCATACGGAGCGGATGCTGCGCGGTATGGGGGCACGGGTTGAGATTAACGGACTTGAAACCAAGATATGGCCCCTTGAAGCTCCTTTAAAACCTCTCAACATTCGTGTCCCCGCCGACCCTTCCAGTGCATTTTTCTTTGCGGTGGCGGCGGCAATTACTCCGAACTCATCGACACTGATTGAAGGGGTTACCCTCAACCCGACCCGTATCGAAGCGTTTAAAGTTTTGGAGCGTATGGGTGCAAAAATTACGTATACGTTGAATGACGAGCGGTATGAGCCGATCGGAACGATTCGGGTTGAGCATGCTCCTCTTCATGCCGTCACGGTAGAAGAAAACATCGCATGGCTGATCGATGAACTTCCGGCACTCTCTATCGCCATGGCATGCGCTGAGGGTAAAAGCATCATAAAAAATGCCGAAGAACTGCGGGTTAAAGAGTCTGACCGTATTAAAACGGTCGTGGACAATCTGAACCTCTGCGGGATCGAGACGGAAGAATACCCTGACGGGTATGCCGTTATCGGCGGCGAACTCAAAAGTGCCCGTGTAAACAGCTTCGGCGATCACCGTATCGCGATGAGTTTTCTCATCGGAGGGCTCAAATGCGGGATGGAAGTCGAAGACATCGAGTGCATCAATACCTCTTTTCCGAACTTTTTTGAACTGTTGGAGATGTGTACAAAGGTCGAGCGATGA